In one Lycium ferocissimum isolate CSIRO_LF1 unplaced genomic scaffold, AGI_CSIRO_Lferr_CH_V1 ctg14342, whole genome shotgun sequence genomic region, the following are encoded:
- the LOC132042259 gene encoding uncharacterized protein LOC132042259, with protein sequence MQLLIEIDIAQPLPDELLIEKPDGKIHKQEIDYEWTPSFCQDCNQFGHDTGGCKNDQKQGEKGPVKQTKRRRRKQTRPTWQAMAEEGTGKESSKTIQVGSSTIVEAPTMTKNPPLMRLRSPDG encoded by the coding sequence ATGCAACTTCTTATCGAAATAGACATTGCCCAACCCCTGCCGGATGAACTGTTGATTGAAAAGCCTGATGGTAAAATTCACAAACAGGAGATTGATTATGAATGGACGCCAAGCTTCTGCCAAGACTGTAACCAGTTTGGGCATGACACTGGTGGGTGTAAAAATGACCAGAAACAGGGTGAGAAAGGGCCAGTTAAGCAGACTAAGCGGAGAAGGAGGAAGCAAACTCGACCGACATGGCAAGCAATGGCGGAGGAGGGCACCGGCAAGGAGAGCTCGAAAACTATACAAGTGGGCTCCAGCACAATTGTGGAAGCTCCCACTATGACTAAGAACCCTCCCTTAATGCGCCTTCGCTCGCCCGATGGGTAA